In the Schistocerca gregaria isolate iqSchGreg1 chromosome 6, iqSchGreg1.2, whole genome shotgun sequence genome, one interval contains:
- the LOC126277896 gene encoding inositol oxygenase-like, producing MASAKVMNRPLIDPSEILRPEPIHAGKPIAQFRDYTIDDTDPIKERVRKLYYDMHKYQTVDFVKKQHAKWLKFDKFRAPIMDTLERLSGMLDQSDPDVDVPNIVHAFQTAERIREDHPDCDWLQLTGLLHDMGKIMAFYDEPQWAVTGDTFPVGCAWADSIVYRNTTFHDNPDTYNPNYNTKYGMYTPNCGLDNVLMAWGHDEYVYRLLKHNGSKLPEMGHKIIRFHSFYPWHSSGDYMHLCNEEDMETLKWVLEFNKYDLYSKSDEMPDIEKLKPYYQSLIDKYVPGVLSW from the exons ATGGCGTCTGCCAAAGTCATG AACCGTCCTCTGATCGACCCTTCGGAGATCCTGCGCCCGGAACCCATCCACGCGGGGAAACCGATCGCCCAGTTCAGGGACTACACCATCGACGACACGGACCCCATCAAGGAGCGAGTGCGCAAGCTCTACTACGACATGCACAAGTACCAGACCGTCGACTTCGTCAAGA AACAGCACGCCAAGTGGCTGAAGTTCGACAAGTTCCGCGCGCCCATCATGGACACGCTGGAGCGGCTGAGCGGCATGCTGGACCAGAGTGACCCCGACGTCGACGTGCCCAACATCGTGCACGCCTTCCAGACGGCGGAGCGCATTCGCGAAGACCACCCGGACTGTGACTGGCTCCAGCTGACGGGACTGCTACACGACATGGGCAAG ATAATGGCGTTCTACGACGAGCCGCAGTGGGCCGTTACTGGAGACACTTTCCCTGTTGGCTGCGCTTGGGCCGACTCCATTGTCTACAGAAACACAACTTTCCACGACAACCCGGACACCTACAACCCCAACTACAA TACGAAGTACGGCATGTACACTCCCAACTGCGGCCTGGACAACGTGCTGATGGCCTGGGGACACGACGAGTACGTGTACCGCCTGCTGAAGCACAACGGCTCCAAGCTGCCGGAGATGGGCCACAAGATCATCCGCTTCCATTCCTTCTACCCGTGGCATTCTTCTGGCGACTACATGCACCTCTGCAACGAGGAAGACATGGAAACCCTTAAATGGGTCCTAGAGTTCAA CAAATACGACCTTTACTCGAAGAGCGACGAGATGCCCGACATTGAGAAGCTGAAGCCATACTACCAGAGCCTCATCGACAAGTACGTGCCTGGCGTCCTCAGCTGGTAG